A portion of the Carya illinoinensis cultivar Pawnee chromosome 11, C.illinoinensisPawnee_v1, whole genome shotgun sequence genome contains these proteins:
- the LOC122282303 gene encoding uncharacterized protein LOC122282303 — protein sequence MVISGKRGRRGRIRPQRPLIVSSQLDEAPALVPPTRRLRDFINPIIDASPEAVPTEGIEVPNLVDFVLDWTRENHHEAVANSLADTYNAYHYELHKHYKKFASHEEVLAGRKEWVKPHVWEWLCQMGASPKFKEQSRRNNNNRKKQKVRHTSGRKSFVRLMEERGEEARNMIEFYKETHWSNEKGKFINAASEHNYNLMLKRLNEKETEEDVQEAAGDVFKEVLGFKFGYKCQGIHHIASEDLLNHVLEKTIVFCDGTKGFMHRTHFRDSMNGNHAEMSKIWNIIGQVLDPVMEEFKRISMCQNCKEAWDILEITHEGDKILENRVVRKVLRSLPERFRPKVTAIEESKDVDTMRIEELDRNSEKHTRTNRDKGQSSVQCHECHGFGHIRLECANYKKAKERAKIASLSESESKSNDSSGISSPKRNLNYMAFTVSVDSKSEHSENVLDDESKSGNESEYEDELQEVYEKLYKECIKLRKLNKLDEILNFGKSPSDKSGLGYDVVNSETATTSKVSHKNEKKIVFVCESVVNGKINPSDKGKKSSHVQMGVLSHMKLRTRNARPICHHCGKTGHVVTECFKLKRYITYEHAPSQSKSMHPPNMGKRLITAPKYTSSFRRQRDSKENYVCHNCGRAGHIRPNCYELRKKHMKNGDRQPRRGHLNLWSQVMALTRQNEMLNVKLDQLSTTKKGGSPKVRKMWVRTGERNTCHVAHIALKTRDTYVWYLDNGCSRHMSGDRSLFKTVEEYKCGTVTFGDGGKADIIGKGEIDILGLPVLREVLFVDGLKANLLSISQMCDNGAEVCFSKEKCIVSDNDGNCMMQGTRTSDNCYDITPNFQYSCNSAKSEATDLWHQRLGHVNHKNLSKIAKKDMVIGLPELGKVETPVCGSCQLGKQVRIAHKKTTAILTEQPLELLHIDLMGPSRIESLGEKRYILVMVDDFTRYSWVEFLREKVEAPNVIKILCKKLQNEQGKVIVRIRSDHGREFDNSNLENLCDEEGISQEFSAPITPQQNRVVERKNRVIQEMARVMIHSKNVPTHFWGEAVNTACHIVNRVYPRPNTSKTPYELWKGKKPNVKYFIVFGSQCYILRDRENLAKFDPKSDEGIFLGYARNSRAYRCYNLHTRTEIESINVVVNDAPEEKLNKDEPSHLPNGTEREDSDAVRENLESASNEKIRSQKEPSSRVKLNHPQENIIGNIDEGMRLGRKVINQLAHSSYISQIEPKRGRRSLK from the exons ATGGTGATATCTGGGAAAAGAGGCCGGAGGGGAAGAATTAGACCTCAACGTCCACTCATAGTGTCAAGCCAACTTGATGAAGCTCCAGCCTTGGTGCCTCCAACAAGGAGACTAAGAGATTTCATCAATCCCATAATAGATGCCTCACCTGAAGCAGTACCAACAGAGGGCATAGAAGTTCCAAATTTG GTTGATTTCGTGTTGGATTGGACTAGAGAGAACCATCACGAAGCTGTAGCAAACTCACTAGCTGATACGTACAATGCTTACCACTATGAATTACAcaagcactacaagaaatttgctTCGCATGAGGAGGTATTAGCTGGTCGGAAGGAATGGGTGAAGCCACATGTATGGGAGTGGCTATGTCAAATGGGGGCCAGCCCCAAATTCAAG GAGCAGTCTCGTAGGAACAACAATAATAGGAAAAAACAGAAGGTTAGGCATACAAGTGGGAGAAAATCTTTTGTTAGGCTTATGGAAGAGAGG GGTGAGGAGGCACGGAATATGATTGAATTTTACAAAGAAACACACTGGTCAAATGAGAAGGGGAAATTTATCAATGCAGCAAGTGAACACAATTAT AATCTGATGCTAAAGAGGTTGAATGAGAAAGAAACTGAAGAGGATGTTCAGGAAGCTGCTGGTGATGTTTTCAAGGAGGTGTTGGGGTTCAAATTTGG TTATAAATGCCAAG GGATACACCATATTGCATCAGAGGATCTGCTCAATCACGTGTTAGAGAAGACCATTGTTTTCTGTGATGGCACCAAGGGATTCATGCACAGAACACATTTCAGAGATTCCATGAATGGCAACCATGCCGAAATGTCAAAAATCTGGAACATAATTGGACAAGTTCTAGATCCAGTGATG GAAGAATTCAAACGGATATCAATGTGTCAAAATTGCAAGGAAGCTTGGGATATTCTTGagattacccatgaag GAGATAAAATTCTTGAGAATAGAGTTGTGAGAAAAGTTctcagatctcttcctgagagatTTCGTCCTAAGGTTACGGCTATTGAGGAAAGCAAAGATGTGGATACtatgagaattgaagaattg GATAGGAACTCTGAGAAGCACACTAGAACAAATAGAGACAAGGGCCAGTCCAGTGTGCAGTGTCATGAATGCCATGGTTTTGGACACATTCGCCTGGAATGTGCAAACtacaaaaaggcaaaagaaagagcaaaaattGCATCCCTAAGTGAGAGTGAATCAAAGTCAAATGATTCATCAGGGATTTCTTCCCcaaaaagaaatctgaattacATGGCATTCACTGTCTCGGTAGATAGCAAGAGTGAACACAGTGAAAATGTGTTAGATGATGAGAGCAAGTCTGGAAATGAATCTgaatatgaagatgagctgCAAGAAGTCTATGAGAAGTTATACAAGGAATGCattaaattgaggaaactcaacaaa ttggatgaaatCCTAAACTTTGGAAAGTCCCCTAGTGACAAGAGTGGACTAGGATATGATGTAGTAAACTCTGAGACTGCAACCACCTCAAAGGTCTCCcacaaaaatgagaagaagatTGTGTTTGTTTGTGAATCAGTTGTCAATGGAAAGATTAACCCATCTGACAAGGGCAAGAAATCATCTCATGTCCAAATGGGTGTTCTGTCTCATATGAAACTAAGAACTAGAAATGCAAGACCTATTTGTCATCACTGTGGTAAAACAGGTCATGTTGTAACGGAGTGTTTTAAGCTGAAAAGATACATCACATATGAACATGCACCTTCTCAAAGCAAAAGTATGCACCCTCCAAACATGGGTAAACGTCTCATAACTGCTCCTAAGTATACCTCTTCATTCAGGAGACAAAGAGATAGCAAAGAAAACTATGTGTGTCATAATTGTGGTAGGGCTGGCCACATCCGACCAAATTGCTATGAGCTTAGGAAGAAacacatgaaaaatggagatagacAACCAAGAAGAGGGCATCTGAATCTTTGGAGTCAAGTCATGGCCTTAACTAGGCAGAATGAGATGCTGAATGTCAAGTTAGACCAACTGTCAACTACCAAAAAGGGTGGTTCTCCAAAAGTTAGAAAGATGTGGGTCAGAACTGGAGAAAGAAACACATGTCATGTTGCACACATTGCTCTAAAGACTAGAGACACATATGTGTGGTACCTTGATAACGGATGCTCACGTCACATGTCAGGTGATAGaagtttgtttaaaactgttgaGGAATACAAGTGTGGAACAGTAACTTTTGGAGATGGTGGAAAAGCTGATATAATTGGAAAAGGTGAAATTGATATACTTGGACTACCCGTCTTGAGGGAAGTACTGTTTGTTGATGGATTAAAAGCAAATCTCCTCAGCATAAGTCAAATGTGTGACAATGGTGCTGAGGTTTgcttctcaaaagaaaaatgcattgtttCAGATAATGATGGAAACTGCATGATGCAGGGAACGAGGACATCTGACAATTGTTATGACATCACTCCTAATTTTCAATATAGTTGCAACAGTGCTAAGAGTGAGGCAACAGACCTGTGGCACCAAAGACTTGGACATGTGAATCATAAAAATTTGTCCAAGATTGCCAAGAAAGATATGGTGATAGGGTTGCCCGAGCTGGGTAAAGTGGAGACTCCTGTGTGTGGGTCATGTCAATTGGGAAAACAAGTCAGAATAGCTCACAAGAAAACTACGGCTATCCTAACCGAACAACCTTTGGAGTTATTGCACATTGATCTTATGGGACCCTCTAGAATTGAAAGCCTGGGGGAAAAGAGATACATACTGGTAATGGTGGATGACTTCACTAGATATTCATGGGTGGAATTTCTGAGAGAGAAAGTTGAAGCTCCTAAtgtgattaaaatcttgtgcaagaaGCTTCAAAATGAGCAAGGAAAGGTAATAGTCAGAATTAGGAGCGATCATGGAAGAGAATTTGACAATTCAAATCTTGAGAATTTATGTGATGAAGAGGGCATCAGTCAAGAATTTTCTGCCCCCATCACTCCACAGCAAAATAGAGTGGTCGAAAGAAAGAACAGGGTGATTCAAGAAATGGCTCGAGTCATGATACACAGTAAGAATGTTCCTACCCATTTCTGGGGAGAAGCTGTGAACACAGCATGTCATATTGTGAATAGAGTCTATCCGAGaccaaacacttccaaaacaccatatgaactgtggaaaggaaagaaaccaaATGTGAAGTACTTCATTGTGTTTGGAAGCCAATGCTACATTTTGAGAGACAGGGAAAACTTAGCTAAGTTTGACCCCAAAAGTGATGAAGGGATTTTTCTTGGATACGCTAGAAACAGCCGTGCGTATAGATGCTACAATCTGCACACCAGAACTGAAATAGAGTCCATAAATGTGGTAGTGaatgatgctcctgaagagaaaTTGAATAAAGATGAGCCATCTCACTTACCAAATGGAACTGAAAGAGAAGATAGTGATGCGGTAAGGGAAAACTTGGAGTCCGCatcaaatgaaaagataagaAGCCAAAAGGAGCCTTCTTCAAGAGTAAAGTTGAATCATCCCcaagaaaatattataggaAACATAGATGAAGGGATGAGACTAGGAAGAAAAGTGATAAATCAATTGGCTCACTCAAGTTACATCTCACAAATTGAACCAAAAAGGGGTCGAAGAAGCCTTAAGTGA